Genomic window (Thermodesulfobacteriota bacterium):
CGTTATTGGAATCCTGAGTGGAGTGAAGAAAGGAATCAAGCAGTCTTTGGTAAATGTACGAGTAAATATGGTCATGGACACAATTATATCCTTGAGGTTACAATTGAGGGTGAGGTTGATCCCAAAACGGGTATGATAATTAACCTATATGACTTAAAACCAATGATAAATGATGTTCTTAAGGATTTTGACCATAAACATCTGAATGATGATAACATCTATTTTCGAGATAGAATTCCCACTACAGAAAATATCGCACGAGTATTTTGGGAATTGATAGAAAAACAGCTTGGGAAAGAAACAAACTGTAGACTATATAGAATAAGACTCTACGAGACCCCTGATCTGTTTGTGGATTATAGGGTTGTATGATATGCCAAGGGAGATTTGTAGTATAACAAAAGTGTATCACTTCTCGGCAGGACATCGACTTTTTCTAAAAGATGTGTCAGAGGAAGAAAATTTTCGAATTTTTGGCAAATGCACCAATCCTAAAGGGCATGGGCATGATTACTATTTAGAGGTAAGGGTTAGTGGACATATTGATCCAGATACGGGAATGATAATAAGTATTAGTGAGCTGGATGACATAACGGGAGATGTCATCGATGAATTAGATCATAAAAGGCTTGATATTGAAGTTCCCTATTTTACAGATGTGCAAGCCTCTGGAGAGAACATTGTGAAGTACTTTTGGTTACAACTTAGACCAAGGATAAAAAAAGGGGAACTCAGTTATCTGAAACTCTGGGAAACGCAAAATAACTATTTCGAGTATTTTGAGGAGGAACCTTCATAAAATGAGTATAGCGACAGCCGTGCGGGAGATTCTTACAGAGATTGGAGAAGATCCTGACAGACAGGGGCTTAAAAATACACCTGATAGGGTTGCAAGGATGTATAAAGAGCTTACAACTGGTTATATGATCTCACCTCAACAAATGATAAACGGTGCTATCTACGATATTAAGTATGATGAGATGGTAGTAGTCAAGGACATAGAGTTTTATAGCCTCTGCGAACATCATCTGCTCCCCTTTTTTGGTAAGTGCAGCGTCGCATATATTCCGGATGGGAAAGTAATAGGGCTTAGCAAGATACCGAGGATTATCGAGGTTTTTGCACGACGTCTTCAGATACAAGAGGCAATGACTGTTCAGATCGCGGATTTCTTAAATGATACTCTTAAACCCCAGGGTGTAGCTGTGGTTGCAGAAGCATATCATCTTTGTATGGCCATGAGGGGGGTTGAGAAATCTGAGGCTAGCATGTTAACCAGCTCTATGCGTGGGGTGTTTAAAAAGGATGAGAGGACAAGAATAGAATTTTTAAGCTTGATAGGTAAGCGTTGATGTCAAAAGAAGTAGCAGTGATTACTGGAGCTGGAAGGGGTATAGGGAAAGAATGATGAAACCGGACGCTGTAGCGGATATGATTATTAACATCTACAAGCAACCCAAGGATGTTCTCACTGAAGAAGTATTTATTATGCCTAGAAGGGGGGCTTTTTAGTGGTTATTTTTGATGATAAGATTTATCGGTGAAATTTATCAAAATCCTTAGCATACTATGCATGTTTGAGGGTAAAATACTAAGATGCATCGGATAGTAGTCGTAGGGCTAGATTATAAGTCTGCTCCTGTAGAACTCAGAGAGCGTTTAGCCTTTTCACAATCTATGTTGGAATTGGGTCTCGAAGAGCTATATGCAAAAAGATATGTCCAGGAGTGTCTTATCTTATCTACCTGCAACCGTGTTGAGGTGTATGCTGTTTCTGACAATATTGAGGAATGTGTTGAAAGTATAAGGGAGTTTCTTTCGGACTTTCACAGGTTATCATTAGATTCGTTTGCTCACGTACTCAATATCTCCATAGGACACATGGCAATAAGGCATTTATTCAGTGTCGCTTCCAGCATAGACTCTATGGTTATTGGGGAGCCTCAAATACTTGGGCAGGTAAAACAGGCATACAAGTCAGCCGTTTTCAAGCAGACAGTCGGTTTAATCTTGAATCGACTGTTTCATACCGCTTTTTTCGTGGCTAAAAAGGTTAGGGCTCAGACCAAAATAGGCACGCAGGCGGTTTCGGTAAGTTATGTCGCTGTAGAGCTTGCAAAGAGGATATTTGATGATCTATCAAAAAGAAGGGTCATGCTGATTGGTGCTGGAGATATGGGGGAACTTGCTGCTCAACATCTGATTAACAGCGGTATAAGGGATTTAATTATAGCAAGTCGGCGGTATGACAGCTCTGAAGCACTTGCGAGTAAACTTAATGGAAACCCGATAAGTATGGATGAGGTTTATTATTTTCTGAAGGAAACTGACATTGTGATAACCGCTACTGGGTCGTCTGAGTATATTATTAAACCTCACCATATGCGGGAAGCCCTCAAGCTGAGAAATAATGAGCCAATTTTTATGATTGATATTGCAGTTCCACGCGATATAGATCCGAGGGTTGAAGAAATATCAAACATCTATCTTTACGATATCGATGATCTAAGAGGCGTGACGGATGAAAATATGGAGTCCAGGCGGGAAAATGCCAAATTGGCCGAAGAAATTGTACTTCAAACTGAAAGAAAGTTCCAAGGGTGGCTAAATGGTTTGAAGGTGGTGCCGACAATAGTTAAGCTGAGGAGTAAGCTCGAGATTATTAAGGAAGCGGAGTTAAGAAAGGCACTCGATAAGTTGGGAAGCGATGACGAAAAGGTTAAGAATATAATTGAAAGCATGGCTTCGGGAATCGTTGGAAAGATACTTCATGATCCGCTGACAAATTTGAAGAAGGAATCCTCTACGTCTTTAGGTGCCCTATATATGGATTCAATGCAAAAATTGTTTGAGCTTGACAACGAATTTAAGGTCTTTGAAGAAGAGGAAGATGAAGCAGACGTTAAGGATTGGGAGTAGGGGTAGCAAGCTTGCGCTCTGGCAAGCTGGTTTTATAGAGTCTCTCATAAGTAGTA
Coding sequences:
- a CDS encoding 6-carboxytetrahydropterin synthase, with the translated sequence MGHKTLLTKRVDFAASHRYWNPEWSEERNQAVFGKCTSKYGHGHNYILEVTIEGEVDPKTGMIINLYDLKPMINDVLKDFDHKHLNDDNIYFRDRIPTTENIARVFWELIEKQLGKETNCRLYRIRLYETPDLFVDYRVV
- a CDS encoding 6-carboxytetrahydropterin synthase; translation: MPREICSITKVYHFSAGHRLFLKDVSEEENFRIFGKCTNPKGHGHDYYLEVRVSGHIDPDTGMIISISELDDITGDVIDELDHKRLDIEVPYFTDVQASGENIVKYFWLQLRPRIKKGELSYLKLWETQNNYFEYFEEEPS
- the folE gene encoding GTP cyclohydrolase I FolE, encoding MSIATAVREILTEIGEDPDRQGLKNTPDRVARMYKELTTGYMISPQQMINGAIYDIKYDEMVVVKDIEFYSLCEHHLLPFFGKCSVAYIPDGKVIGLSKIPRIIEVFARRLQIQEAMTVQIADFLNDTLKPQGVAVVAEAYHLCMAMRGVEKSEASMLTSSMRGVFKKDERTRIEFLSLIGKR
- the hemA gene encoding glutamyl-tRNA reductase; translation: MHRIVVVGLDYKSAPVELRERLAFSQSMLELGLEELYAKRYVQECLILSTCNRVEVYAVSDNIEECVESIREFLSDFHRLSLDSFAHVLNISIGHMAIRHLFSVASSIDSMVIGEPQILGQVKQAYKSAVFKQTVGLILNRLFHTAFFVAKKVRAQTKIGTQAVSVSYVAVELAKRIFDDLSKRRVMLIGAGDMGELAAQHLINSGIRDLIIASRRYDSSEALASKLNGNPISMDEVYYFLKETDIVITATGSSEYIIKPHHMREALKLRNNEPIFMIDIAVPRDIDPRVEEISNIYLYDIDDLRGVTDENMESRRENAKLAEEIVLQTERKFQGWLNGLKVVPTIVKLRSKLEIIKEAELRKALDKLGSDDEKVKNIIESMASGIVGKILHDPLTNLKKESSTSLGALYMDSMQKLFELDNEFKVFEEEEDEADVKDWE